The Homo sapiens chromosome 5, GRCh38.p14 Primary Assembly genome includes a window with the following:
- the RANBP3L gene encoding ran-binding protein 3-like isoform X2, with protein MTTIPRKGSSHLPGSLHTCKLKLQEDRRQQEKSVIAQPIFVFEKGEQTFKRPAEDTLYEAAEPDSQSQGVSTLSQKQMRCSSVTNLPTFPHSGPVRKNNVFMTSALVQSSVDIKSAEQGPVKHSKHVIRPAILQLPQARSCAKVRKTFGHKALESCKTKEKTNNKISEGNSYLLSENLSRARISVQLSTNQDFLGATSVGCQPNEDKCSFKSCSSNFVFGENMVERVLGTQKLTQPQLENDSYAKEKPFKSIPKFPVNFLSSRTDSIKNTSLIESAAAFSSQPSRKCLLEKIDVITGEETEHNVLKINCKLFIFNKTTQSWIERGRGTLRLNDTASTDCGTLQSRLIMRNQGSLRLILNSKLWAQMKIQRANHKNVRITATDLEDYSIKIFLIQASAQDTAYLYAAIHHRLVALQSFNKQRDVNQAESLSETAQQLNCESCDENEDDFIQVTKNGSETPHESHKKISLSTYSPISFFNSVLSHHGFEVTLIVTPKQLSD; from the exons aaaaatcTGTCATTGCTCAACccatatttgtttttgaaaagggAGAACAAACTTTTAAG AGACCTGCAGAAGACACCCTGTATGAAGCAGCAGAACCAG ATTCTCAGTCCCAGGGAG TGTCAACCTTGTCTCAGAAGCAAATGAGATGTTCATCCGTCACTAACCTCCCAACCTTCCCCCATTCTGGGCCAG tgaggaaaaacaatgtttttatgaCATCAGCTCTTGTGCAAAGTAGTGTTGATATAAAGAGTGCTGAACAAG GTCCTGTGAAACATTCTAAACATGTTATTAGACCTGCTATTTTGCAGCTACCTCAAGCTCGAAGTTGTGCAAAAGTAAGAAAAACATTTGGACACAAGGCACTGGAATCTTGCAagactaaagaaaaaacaaataataag ATTTCTGAGGGAAATTCCTATTTGTTAAGTGAAAATTTATCAAGGGCTAGAATTTCAGTCCAGCTGTCTACTAACCAGGACTTTTTAGGTGCAACATCAGTAGG atGTCAACCAAATGAAgataaatgttcttttaaaagctgcagttccaattttgtttttggagaaaACATGGTAGAAAGAGTTTTG GGTACTCAAAAACTCACCCAGCCTCAACTTGAAAATGATTCATATGCCAAGGAAAaaccattcaaatccattccgaAATTTCCTGTCAACTTTTTAAGTTCAA GAAcagactctattaaaaatacttcCCTAATTGAATCAGCTGCTGCATTCTCTTCCCAACCATCACGAAAATGCTTGCTGGAGAAAATTGATGTTATAACAGGGGAGGAAACAGAACATAATGTGTTAAAG ATAAACTGCAAGCTTTTCATATTCAACAAAACAACACAATCCTGGATTGAAAGGGGCAGAGGAACGTTGAGACTGAATGACACAGCAAGCACTGACTGTGGAACATTACAGTCAAGACTAA TTATGCGCAATCAAGGCAGTCTAAGGCTGATCCTCAACAGCAAACTCTGGGCCCAAATGAAGATTCAAAGAGCAAACCACAAAAATGTACGAATAACAGCTACTGATTTAGAAGACTATagcatcaaaatatttttaattcag GCCAGTGCCCAAGATACAGCATATTTGTATGCAGCAATACATCATCGTCTTGTTGCACTTCAAAGCTTCAATAAGCAGAGAGATGTCAATCAAGCTGAAAGCCTGTCAGAAACAGCCCAACAATTGAACTGCGAAAGCTGTGATGAGAATGAGGATGATTTCATCCAAGTCACTAAAAATGGATCAG AGACACCTCATGAATCACACAAGAAAATTAGTCTCAGTACTTATAGccctatttcatttttcaattcaGTTTTATCACACCATGGCTTCGAAGTGACTTTGATTGTGACCCCTAAGCAATTATCTGATTAG
- the RANBP3L gene encoding ran-binding protein 3-like isoform X3 has protein sequence MTTIPRKGSSHLPGSLHTCKLKLQEDRRQQEKSVIAQPIFVFEKGEQTFKRPAEDTLYEAAEPDSQSQGVRKNNVFMTSALVQSSVDIKSAEQGPVKHSKHVIRPAILQLPQARSCAKVRKTFGHKALESCKTKEKTNNKISEGNSYLLSENLSRARISVQLSTNQDFLGATSVGCQPNEDKCSFKSCSSNFVFGENMVERVLGTQKLTQPQLENDSYAKEKPFKSIPKFPVNFLSSRTDSIKNTSLIESAAAFSSQPSRKCLLEKIDVITGEETEHNVLKINCKLFIFNKTTQSWIERGRGTLRLNDTASTDCGTLQSRLIMRNQGSLRLILNSKLWAQMKIQRANHKNVRITATDLEDYSIKIFLIQASAQDTAYLYAAIHHRLVALQSFNKQRDVNQAESLSETAQQLNCESCDENEDDFIQVTKNGSETPHESHKKISLSTYSPISFFNSVLSHHGFEVTLIVTPKQLSD, from the exons aaaaatcTGTCATTGCTCAACccatatttgtttttgaaaagggAGAACAAACTTTTAAG AGACCTGCAGAAGACACCCTGTATGAAGCAGCAGAACCAG ATTCTCAGTCCCAGGGAG tgaggaaaaacaatgtttttatgaCATCAGCTCTTGTGCAAAGTAGTGTTGATATAAAGAGTGCTGAACAAG GTCCTGTGAAACATTCTAAACATGTTATTAGACCTGCTATTTTGCAGCTACCTCAAGCTCGAAGTTGTGCAAAAGTAAGAAAAACATTTGGACACAAGGCACTGGAATCTTGCAagactaaagaaaaaacaaataataag ATTTCTGAGGGAAATTCCTATTTGTTAAGTGAAAATTTATCAAGGGCTAGAATTTCAGTCCAGCTGTCTACTAACCAGGACTTTTTAGGTGCAACATCAGTAGG atGTCAACCAAATGAAgataaatgttcttttaaaagctgcagttccaattttgtttttggagaaaACATGGTAGAAAGAGTTTTG GGTACTCAAAAACTCACCCAGCCTCAACTTGAAAATGATTCATATGCCAAGGAAAaaccattcaaatccattccgaAATTTCCTGTCAACTTTTTAAGTTCAA GAAcagactctattaaaaatacttcCCTAATTGAATCAGCTGCTGCATTCTCTTCCCAACCATCACGAAAATGCTTGCTGGAGAAAATTGATGTTATAACAGGGGAGGAAACAGAACATAATGTGTTAAAG ATAAACTGCAAGCTTTTCATATTCAACAAAACAACACAATCCTGGATTGAAAGGGGCAGAGGAACGTTGAGACTGAATGACACAGCAAGCACTGACTGTGGAACATTACAGTCAAGACTAA TTATGCGCAATCAAGGCAGTCTAAGGCTGATCCTCAACAGCAAACTCTGGGCCCAAATGAAGATTCAAAGAGCAAACCACAAAAATGTACGAATAACAGCTACTGATTTAGAAGACTATagcatcaaaatatttttaattcag GCCAGTGCCCAAGATACAGCATATTTGTATGCAGCAATACATCATCGTCTTGTTGCACTTCAAAGCTTCAATAAGCAGAGAGATGTCAATCAAGCTGAAAGCCTGTCAGAAACAGCCCAACAATTGAACTGCGAAAGCTGTGATGAGAATGAGGATGATTTCATCCAAGTCACTAAAAATGGATCAG AGACACCTCATGAATCACACAAGAAAATTAGTCTCAGTACTTATAGccctatttcatttttcaattcaGTTTTATCACACCATGGCTTCGAAGTGACTTTGATTGTGACCCCTAAGCAATTATCTGATTAG
- the RANBP3L gene encoding ran-binding protein 3-like isoform 3 (isoform 3 is encoded by transcript variant 3), with translation MTTIPRKGSSHLPGSLHTCKLKLQEDRRQQEKSVIAQPIFVFEKGEQTFKRPAEDTLYEAAEPECNGFPTKRVRSSSFTFHITDSQSQGVRKNNVFMTSALVQSSVDIKSAEQGPVKHSKHVIRPAILQLPQARSCAKVRKTFGHKALESCKTKEKTNNKISEGNSYLLSENLSRARISVQLSTNQDFLGATSVGCQPNEDKCSFKSCSSNFVFGENMVERVLGTQKLTQPQLENDSYAKEKPFKSIPKFPVNFLSSRTDSIKNTSLIESAAAFSSQPSRKCLLEKIDVITGEETEHNVLKINCKLFIFNKTTQSWIERGRGTLRLNDTASTDCGTLQSRLIMRNQGSLRLILNSKLWAQMKIQRANHKNVRITATDLEDYSIKIFLIQASAQDTAYLYAAIHHRLVALQSFNKQRDVNQAESLSETAQQLNCESCDENEDDFIQVTKNGSETPHESHKKISLSTYSPISFFNSVLSHHGFEVTLIVTPKQLSD, from the exons aaaaatcTGTCATTGCTCAACccatatttgtttttgaaaagggAGAACAAACTTTTAAG AGACCTGCAGAAGACACCCTGTATGAAGCAGCAGAACCAG AATGTAATGGTTTTCCAACAAAGCGTGTACGGTCTTCATCTTTTACTTTTCATATTACAGATTCTCAGTCCCAGGGAG tgaggaaaaacaatgtttttatgaCATCAGCTCTTGTGCAAAGTAGTGTTGATATAAAGAGTGCTGAACAAG GTCCTGTGAAACATTCTAAACATGTTATTAGACCTGCTATTTTGCAGCTACCTCAAGCTCGAAGTTGTGCAAAAGTAAGAAAAACATTTGGACACAAGGCACTGGAATCTTGCAagactaaagaaaaaacaaataataag ATTTCTGAGGGAAATTCCTATTTGTTAAGTGAAAATTTATCAAGGGCTAGAATTTCAGTCCAGCTGTCTACTAACCAGGACTTTTTAGGTGCAACATCAGTAGG atGTCAACCAAATGAAgataaatgttcttttaaaagctgcagttccaattttgtttttggagaaaACATGGTAGAAAGAGTTTTG GGTACTCAAAAACTCACCCAGCCTCAACTTGAAAATGATTCATATGCCAAGGAAAaaccattcaaatccattccgaAATTTCCTGTCAACTTTTTAAGTTCAA GAAcagactctattaaaaatacttcCCTAATTGAATCAGCTGCTGCATTCTCTTCCCAACCATCACGAAAATGCTTGCTGGAGAAAATTGATGTTATAACAGGGGAGGAAACAGAACATAATGTGTTAAAG ATAAACTGCAAGCTTTTCATATTCAACAAAACAACACAATCCTGGATTGAAAGGGGCAGAGGAACGTTGAGACTGAATGACACAGCAAGCACTGACTGTGGAACATTACAGTCAAGACTAA TTATGCGCAATCAAGGCAGTCTAAGGCTGATCCTCAACAGCAAACTCTGGGCCCAAATGAAGATTCAAAGAGCAAACCACAAAAATGTACGAATAACAGCTACTGATTTAGAAGACTATagcatcaaaatatttttaattcag GCCAGTGCCCAAGATACAGCATATTTGTATGCAGCAATACATCATCGTCTTGTTGCACTTCAAAGCTTCAATAAGCAGAGAGATGTCAATCAAGCTGAAAGCCTGTCAGAAACAGCCCAACAATTGAACTGCGAAAGCTGTGATGAGAATGAGGATGATTTCATCCAAGTCACTAAAAATGGATCAG AGACACCTCATGAATCACACAAGAAAATTAGTCTCAGTACTTATAGccctatttcatttttcaattcaGTTTTATCACACCATGGCTTCGAAGTGACTTTGATTGTGACCCCTAAGCAATTATCTGATTAG
- the RANBP3L gene encoding ran-binding protein 3-like isoform X1, with the protein MTTIPRKGSSHLPGSLHTCKLKLQEDRRQQEKSVIAQPIFVFEKGEQTFKRPAEDTLYEAAEPECNGFPTKRVRSSSFTFHITDSQSQGVSTLSQKQMRCSSVTNLPTFPHSGPVRKNNVFMTSALVQSSVDIKSAEQGPVKHSKHVIRPAILQLPQARSCAKVRKTFGHKALESCKTKEKTNNKISEGNSYLLSENLSRARISVQLSTNQDFLGATSVGCQPNEDKCSFKSCSSNFVFGENMVERVLGTQKLTQPQLENDSYAKEKPFKSIPKFPVNFLSSRTDSIKNTSLIESAAAFSSQPSRKCLLEKIDVITGEETEHNVLKINCKLFIFNKTTQSWIERGRGTLRLNDTASTDCGTLQSRLIMRNQGSLRLILNSKLWAQMKIQRANHKNVRITATDLEDYSIKIFLIQASAQDTAYLYAAIHHRLVALQSFNKQRDVNQAESLSETAQQLNCESCDENEDDFIQVTKNGSETPHESHKKISLSTYSPISFFNSVLSHHGFEVTLIVTPKQLSD; encoded by the exons aaaaatcTGTCATTGCTCAACccatatttgtttttgaaaagggAGAACAAACTTTTAAG AGACCTGCAGAAGACACCCTGTATGAAGCAGCAGAACCAG AATGTAATGGTTTTCCAACAAAGCGTGTACGGTCTTCATCTTTTACTTTTCATATTACAGATTCTCAGTCCCAGGGAG TGTCAACCTTGTCTCAGAAGCAAATGAGATGTTCATCCGTCACTAACCTCCCAACCTTCCCCCATTCTGGGCCAG tgaggaaaaacaatgtttttatgaCATCAGCTCTTGTGCAAAGTAGTGTTGATATAAAGAGTGCTGAACAAG GTCCTGTGAAACATTCTAAACATGTTATTAGACCTGCTATTTTGCAGCTACCTCAAGCTCGAAGTTGTGCAAAAGTAAGAAAAACATTTGGACACAAGGCACTGGAATCTTGCAagactaaagaaaaaacaaataataag ATTTCTGAGGGAAATTCCTATTTGTTAAGTGAAAATTTATCAAGGGCTAGAATTTCAGTCCAGCTGTCTACTAACCAGGACTTTTTAGGTGCAACATCAGTAGG atGTCAACCAAATGAAgataaatgttcttttaaaagctgcagttccaattttgtttttggagaaaACATGGTAGAAAGAGTTTTG GGTACTCAAAAACTCACCCAGCCTCAACTTGAAAATGATTCATATGCCAAGGAAAaaccattcaaatccattccgaAATTTCCTGTCAACTTTTTAAGTTCAA GAAcagactctattaaaaatacttcCCTAATTGAATCAGCTGCTGCATTCTCTTCCCAACCATCACGAAAATGCTTGCTGGAGAAAATTGATGTTATAACAGGGGAGGAAACAGAACATAATGTGTTAAAG ATAAACTGCAAGCTTTTCATATTCAACAAAACAACACAATCCTGGATTGAAAGGGGCAGAGGAACGTTGAGACTGAATGACACAGCAAGCACTGACTGTGGAACATTACAGTCAAGACTAA TTATGCGCAATCAAGGCAGTCTAAGGCTGATCCTCAACAGCAAACTCTGGGCCCAAATGAAGATTCAAAGAGCAAACCACAAAAATGTACGAATAACAGCTACTGATTTAGAAGACTATagcatcaaaatatttttaattcag GCCAGTGCCCAAGATACAGCATATTTGTATGCAGCAATACATCATCGTCTTGTTGCACTTCAAAGCTTCAATAAGCAGAGAGATGTCAATCAAGCTGAAAGCCTGTCAGAAACAGCCCAACAATTGAACTGCGAAAGCTGTGATGAGAATGAGGATGATTTCATCCAAGTCACTAAAAATGGATCAG AGACACCTCATGAATCACACAAGAAAATTAGTCTCAGTACTTATAGccctatttcatttttcaattcaGTTTTATCACACCATGGCTTCGAAGTGACTTTGATTGTGACCCCTAAGCAATTATCTGATTAG
- the RANBP3L gene encoding ran-binding protein 3-like isoform 2 (isoform 2 is encoded by transcript variant 2) encodes MTTIPRKGSSHLPGSLHTCKLKLQEDRRQQEKSVIAQPIFVFEKGEQTFKRPAEDTLYEAAEPECNGFPTKRVRSSSFTFHITDSQSQGVRKNNVFMTSALVQSSVDIKSAEQGPVKHSKHVIRPAILQLPQARSCAKVRKTFGHKALESCKTKEKTNNKISEGNSYLLSENLSRARISVQLSTNQDFLGATSVGCQPNEDKCSFKSCSSNFVFGENMVERVLGTQKLTQPQLENDSYAKEKPFKSIPKFPVNFLSSRTDSIKNTSLIESAAAFSSQPSRKCLLEKIDVITGEETEHNVLKINCKLFIFNKTTQSWIERGRGTLRLNDTASTDCGTLQSRLIMRNQGSLRLILNSKLWAQMKIQRANHKNVRITATDLEDYSIKIFLIQASAQDTAYLYAAIHHRLVALQSFNKQRDVNQAESLSETAQQLNCESCDENEDDFIQVTKNGSDPSSWTHRQSVACS; translated from the exons aaaaatcTGTCATTGCTCAACccatatttgtttttgaaaagggAGAACAAACTTTTAAG AGACCTGCAGAAGACACCCTGTATGAAGCAGCAGAACCAG AATGTAATGGTTTTCCAACAAAGCGTGTACGGTCTTCATCTTTTACTTTTCATATTACAGATTCTCAGTCCCAGGGAG tgaggaaaaacaatgtttttatgaCATCAGCTCTTGTGCAAAGTAGTGTTGATATAAAGAGTGCTGAACAAG GTCCTGTGAAACATTCTAAACATGTTATTAGACCTGCTATTTTGCAGCTACCTCAAGCTCGAAGTTGTGCAAAAGTAAGAAAAACATTTGGACACAAGGCACTGGAATCTTGCAagactaaagaaaaaacaaataataag ATTTCTGAGGGAAATTCCTATTTGTTAAGTGAAAATTTATCAAGGGCTAGAATTTCAGTCCAGCTGTCTACTAACCAGGACTTTTTAGGTGCAACATCAGTAGG atGTCAACCAAATGAAgataaatgttcttttaaaagctgcagttccaattttgtttttggagaaaACATGGTAGAAAGAGTTTTG GGTACTCAAAAACTCACCCAGCCTCAACTTGAAAATGATTCATATGCCAAGGAAAaaccattcaaatccattccgaAATTTCCTGTCAACTTTTTAAGTTCAA GAAcagactctattaaaaatacttcCCTAATTGAATCAGCTGCTGCATTCTCTTCCCAACCATCACGAAAATGCTTGCTGGAGAAAATTGATGTTATAACAGGGGAGGAAACAGAACATAATGTGTTAAAG ATAAACTGCAAGCTTTTCATATTCAACAAAACAACACAATCCTGGATTGAAAGGGGCAGAGGAACGTTGAGACTGAATGACACAGCAAGCACTGACTGTGGAACATTACAGTCAAGACTAA TTATGCGCAATCAAGGCAGTCTAAGGCTGATCCTCAACAGCAAACTCTGGGCCCAAATGAAGATTCAAAGAGCAAACCACAAAAATGTACGAATAACAGCTACTGATTTAGAAGACTATagcatcaaaatatttttaattcag GCCAGTGCCCAAGATACAGCATATTTGTATGCAGCAATACATCATCGTCTTGTTGCACTTCAAAGCTTCAATAAGCAGAGAGATGTCAATCAAGCTGAAAGCCTGTCAGAAACAGCCCAACAATTGAACTGCGAAAGCTGTGATGAGAATGAGGATGATTTCATCCAAGTCACTAAAAATGGATCAG ATCCTTCTAGTTGGACTCACAGACAGTCGGTTGCCTGTTCATGA
- the RANBP3L gene encoding ran-binding protein 3-like isoform 5 (isoform 5 is encoded by transcript variant 5), with the protein MTTIPRKGSSHLPGSLHTCKLKLQEDRRQQEKSVIAQPIFVFEKGEQTFKRPAEDTLYEAAEPDSQSQGVSTLSQKQMRCSSVTNLPTFPHSGPVRKNNVFMTSALVQSSVDIKSAEQGPVKHSKHVIRPAILQLPQARSCAKVRKTFGHKALESCKTKEKTNNKISEGNSYLLSENLSRARISVQLSTNQDFLGATSVGCQPNEDKCSFKSCSSNFVFGENMVERVLGTQKLTQPQLENDSYAKEKPFKSIPKFPVNFLSSRTDSIKNTSLIESAAAFSSQPSRKCLLEKIDVITGEETEHNVLKINCKLFIFNKTTQSWIERGRGTLRLNDTASTDCGTLQSRLIMRNQGSLRLILNSKLWAQMKIQRANHKNVRITATDLEDYSIKIFLIQASAQDTAYLYAAIHHRLVALQSFNKQRDVNQAESLSETAQQLNCESCDENEDDFIQVTKNGSDPSSWTHRQSVACS; encoded by the exons aaaaatcTGTCATTGCTCAACccatatttgtttttgaaaagggAGAACAAACTTTTAAG AGACCTGCAGAAGACACCCTGTATGAAGCAGCAGAACCAG ATTCTCAGTCCCAGGGAG TGTCAACCTTGTCTCAGAAGCAAATGAGATGTTCATCCGTCACTAACCTCCCAACCTTCCCCCATTCTGGGCCAG tgaggaaaaacaatgtttttatgaCATCAGCTCTTGTGCAAAGTAGTGTTGATATAAAGAGTGCTGAACAAG GTCCTGTGAAACATTCTAAACATGTTATTAGACCTGCTATTTTGCAGCTACCTCAAGCTCGAAGTTGTGCAAAAGTAAGAAAAACATTTGGACACAAGGCACTGGAATCTTGCAagactaaagaaaaaacaaataataag ATTTCTGAGGGAAATTCCTATTTGTTAAGTGAAAATTTATCAAGGGCTAGAATTTCAGTCCAGCTGTCTACTAACCAGGACTTTTTAGGTGCAACATCAGTAGG atGTCAACCAAATGAAgataaatgttcttttaaaagctgcagttccaattttgtttttggagaaaACATGGTAGAAAGAGTTTTG GGTACTCAAAAACTCACCCAGCCTCAACTTGAAAATGATTCATATGCCAAGGAAAaaccattcaaatccattccgaAATTTCCTGTCAACTTTTTAAGTTCAA GAAcagactctattaaaaatacttcCCTAATTGAATCAGCTGCTGCATTCTCTTCCCAACCATCACGAAAATGCTTGCTGGAGAAAATTGATGTTATAACAGGGGAGGAAACAGAACATAATGTGTTAAAG ATAAACTGCAAGCTTTTCATATTCAACAAAACAACACAATCCTGGATTGAAAGGGGCAGAGGAACGTTGAGACTGAATGACACAGCAAGCACTGACTGTGGAACATTACAGTCAAGACTAA TTATGCGCAATCAAGGCAGTCTAAGGCTGATCCTCAACAGCAAACTCTGGGCCCAAATGAAGATTCAAAGAGCAAACCACAAAAATGTACGAATAACAGCTACTGATTTAGAAGACTATagcatcaaaatatttttaattcag GCCAGTGCCCAAGATACAGCATATTTGTATGCAGCAATACATCATCGTCTTGTTGCACTTCAAAGCTTCAATAAGCAGAGAGATGTCAATCAAGCTGAAAGCCTGTCAGAAACAGCCCAACAATTGAACTGCGAAAGCTGTGATGAGAATGAGGATGATTTCATCCAAGTCACTAAAAATGGATCAG ATCCTTCTAGTTGGACTCACAGACAGTCGGTTGCCTGTTCATGA
- the RANBP3L gene encoding ran-binding protein 3-like isoform 9 (isoform 9 is encoded by transcript variant 9) — MTTIPRKGSSHLPGSLHTCKLKLQEDRRQQEKSVIAQPIFVFEKGEQTFKRPAEDTLYEAAEPECNGFPTKRVRSSSFTFHITDSQSQGGPVKHSKHVIRPAILQLPQARSCAKVRKTFGHKALESCKTKEKTNNKISEGNSYLLSENLSRARISVQLSTNQDFLGATSVGCQPNEDKCSFKSCSSNFVFGENMVERVLGTQKLTQPQLENDSYAKEKPFKSIPKFPVNFLSSRTDSIKNTSLIESAAAFSSQPSRKCLLEKIDVITGEETEHNVLKINCKLFIFNKTTQSWIERGRGTLRLNDTASTDCGTLQSRLIMRNQGSLRLILNSKLWAQMKIQRANHKNVRITATDLEDYSIKIFLIQASAQDTAYLYAAIHHRLVALQSFNKQRDVNQAESLSETAQQLNCESCDENEDDFIQVTKNGSDPSSWTHRQSVACS, encoded by the exons aaaaatcTGTCATTGCTCAACccatatttgtttttgaaaagggAGAACAAACTTTTAAG AGACCTGCAGAAGACACCCTGTATGAAGCAGCAGAACCAG AATGTAATGGTTTTCCAACAAAGCGTGTACGGTCTTCATCTTTTACTTTTCATATTACAGATTCTCAGTCCCAGGGAG GTCCTGTGAAACATTCTAAACATGTTATTAGACCTGCTATTTTGCAGCTACCTCAAGCTCGAAGTTGTGCAAAAGTAAGAAAAACATTTGGACACAAGGCACTGGAATCTTGCAagactaaagaaaaaacaaataataag ATTTCTGAGGGAAATTCCTATTTGTTAAGTGAAAATTTATCAAGGGCTAGAATTTCAGTCCAGCTGTCTACTAACCAGGACTTTTTAGGTGCAACATCAGTAGG atGTCAACCAAATGAAgataaatgttcttttaaaagctgcagttccaattttgtttttggagaaaACATGGTAGAAAGAGTTTTG GGTACTCAAAAACTCACCCAGCCTCAACTTGAAAATGATTCATATGCCAAGGAAAaaccattcaaatccattccgaAATTTCCTGTCAACTTTTTAAGTTCAA GAAcagactctattaaaaatacttcCCTAATTGAATCAGCTGCTGCATTCTCTTCCCAACCATCACGAAAATGCTTGCTGGAGAAAATTGATGTTATAACAGGGGAGGAAACAGAACATAATGTGTTAAAG ATAAACTGCAAGCTTTTCATATTCAACAAAACAACACAATCCTGGATTGAAAGGGGCAGAGGAACGTTGAGACTGAATGACACAGCAAGCACTGACTGTGGAACATTACAGTCAAGACTAA TTATGCGCAATCAAGGCAGTCTAAGGCTGATCCTCAACAGCAAACTCTGGGCCCAAATGAAGATTCAAAGAGCAAACCACAAAAATGTACGAATAACAGCTACTGATTTAGAAGACTATagcatcaaaatatttttaattcag GCCAGTGCCCAAGATACAGCATATTTGTATGCAGCAATACATCATCGTCTTGTTGCACTTCAAAGCTTCAATAAGCAGAGAGATGTCAATCAAGCTGAAAGCCTGTCAGAAACAGCCCAACAATTGAACTGCGAAAGCTGTGATGAGAATGAGGATGATTTCATCCAAGTCACTAAAAATGGATCAG ATCCTTCTAGTTGGACTCACAGACAGTCGGTTGCCTGTTCATGA